A section of the Rhodobacteraceae bacterium M382 genome encodes:
- a CDS encoding LysR family transcriptional regulator: protein MIAPRRFTPSISALRALEALDRLGSASAVAEEMSLTQSAVSRQLQSLEEQLDTTLIQRDRKRLSLTPAARDYVTEIRQALNQIAQASLRLQAAPLAGTLNLAILPTFGMRWLMPRLPEFARLHPDVTINMTTRLVPFSFASDGFDAAIHFGDAMWPGTQSMLLRNEQVIPVCAPGLLGERRLTTPADILSLPLLHIQTRPHAWRDWFHKQGLTGDVDLSGTLYDQFATITQAALHGLGVALMPEYLVEQDLATGRLIALHSEAVESEGAYFLVWPENKADAPALIKFRDWMSTKAQPEDPLPR from the coding sequence ATGATTGCACCGCGCCGTTTTACCCCATCAATTTCCGCGCTGCGCGCGCTTGAGGCGCTGGACAGATTGGGCAGCGCATCGGCTGTGGCCGAAGAAATGTCCCTGACCCAAAGCGCAGTCAGCCGCCAGCTGCAATCGCTCGAAGAACAGCTGGACACCACATTGATCCAGCGCGACCGCAAACGGCTGTCGCTTACCCCTGCGGCGCGGGACTATGTCACCGAAATTCGCCAGGCGTTGAACCAGATCGCCCAAGCGTCCCTGCGGTTACAGGCCGCGCCGTTGGCCGGAACCTTGAACCTGGCAATCCTGCCCACATTCGGAATGCGCTGGCTGATGCCACGGCTACCGGAATTCGCCCGATTGCACCCGGATGTAACCATCAACATGACCACCCGTCTGGTGCCGTTCAGCTTTGCCTCTGACGGGTTTGATGCTGCGATCCATTTTGGGGATGCGATGTGGCCGGGCACTCAGTCGATGCTATTGCGCAATGAGCAAGTCATCCCGGTCTGTGCGCCGGGGCTGTTGGGGGAGCGTCGGCTGACAACACCTGCGGATATTCTGTCCCTGCCGTTGCTGCATATTCAAACCCGTCCGCATGCCTGGCGAGACTGGTTTCACAAACAGGGGCTGACGGGTGATGTGGACCTCTCCGGGACGTTGTACGACCAGTTTGCAACCATCACCCAAGCCGCCTTGCACGGGCTTGGCGTGGCGTTGATGCCTGAATATCTGGTGGAACAGGATCTGGCCACAGGGCGGTTGATCGCCCTGCACAGCGAAGCCGTTGAGAGCGAGGGGGCCTATTTCCTGGTCTGGCCTGAAAACAAGGCCGATGCCCCCGCGTTAATCAAATTTCGTGACTGGATGTCAACCAAGGCCCAGCCCGAAGATCCACTGCCCCGATGA
- a CDS encoding acyl-CoA dehydrogenase encodes MTEASKPALRAKDAPDLGRFNWEDALRLDDQLSEEERMIAESARAYAQEKLQTRVTEAYANEHTDPDIFREMGEMGLLGTTIPEEYGGLGSNYVSYGLVAREVERVDSGYRSMMSVQSSLVMYPIYAYGSEEQRQKYLPKLASGEWIGCFGLTEPDAGSDPASMKTRAEKTDGGYRLTGSKMWISNAPIADVFVVWAKSEAHGGKIRGFVLDKGTKGLSAPKIENKASLRASITGEIVLDSVEVGEEALLPHVQGLKGPFGCLNRARYGIAWGAMGAAEACWHAARQYGLDRKQFDRPLANTQLFQLKLANMQTEITLGLQAALRVGRLMDQANAAPEMISIIKRNNCGKALEIARHARDMHGGNGISLEFNVIRHMVNLETVNTYEGTHDVHALILGRAQTGLQAFY; translated from the coding sequence ATGACCGAAGCTTCGAAACCTGCACTGCGCGCCAAAGACGCCCCCGATCTGGGTCGTTTCAACTGGGAAGACGCGCTGCGTCTGGACGACCAGCTGAGCGAAGAAGAGCGCATGATCGCCGAGTCCGCCCGCGCCTATGCACAGGAAAAACTGCAAACCCGTGTGACCGAGGCCTACGCCAATGAACACACTGACCCGGACATCTTTCGCGAGATGGGGGAGATGGGCCTGCTGGGCACCACAATCCCCGAGGAGTACGGTGGGTTGGGGTCAAACTATGTGTCCTACGGTCTGGTGGCGCGCGAAGTTGAACGTGTCGACAGCGGCTATCGGTCGATGATGTCGGTCCAGTCTTCGCTGGTGATGTATCCGATCTATGCCTACGGCAGCGAAGAACAGCGCCAGAAATATCTGCCAAAACTGGCAAGCGGCGAATGGATCGGGTGTTTCGGACTCACCGAACCAGATGCCGGATCCGACCCGGCCAGCATGAAGACCCGCGCGGAAAAGACCGATGGTGGCTATCGGCTGACCGGATCAAAGATGTGGATTTCGAATGCGCCAATTGCGGATGTCTTTGTTGTTTGGGCCAAATCCGAAGCCCACGGCGGTAAAATTCGTGGCTTTGTCCTGGACAAGGGCACCAAGGGGCTGAGCGCGCCCAAGATCGAAAACAAGGCGTCCTTGCGCGCCTCGATCACCGGGGAAATCGTTCTGGACAGCGTCGAAGTTGGCGAAGAAGCGCTGCTGCCGCATGTGCAGGGGCTGAAAGGTCCATTCGGCTGCTTGAACCGGGCGCGCTATGGCATCGCCTGGGGGGCCATGGGCGCTGCCGAGGCCTGCTGGCACGCCGCCCGTCAATATGGTCTAGACCGCAAACAGTTCGATCGCCCATTGGCCAACACCCAGTTGTTTCAACTGAAACTCGCAAACATGCAGACTGAAATCACCCTGGGTCTGCAGGCTGCATTGCGCGTCGGGCGTCTGATGGATCAGGCCAATGCCGCGCCCGAGATGATTTCGATCATCAAGCGCAACAACTGTGGCAAGGCGCTGGAAATCGCGCGCCACGCCCGCGACATGCACGGCGGGAATGGCATCAGCCTGGAATTCAATGTCATCCGTCACATGGTGAACCTGGAAACGGTCAATACCTATGAGGGCACGCATGACGTGCATGCGCTGATCCTGGGCCGCGCACAAACAGGATTGCAGGCGTTCTATTAA
- a CDS encoding MBL fold metallo-hydrolase, protein MTQPPDDFNPVPGLPETLAPGLRRVLAPNPSPMTYRGTNSYLLGTRQLAVIDPGPDSDPHLQALLAAVEPGQSISHIVVTHSHLDHSPLARRLSQATGAPILAFGDAQAGRSVVMQKLAASGLVAGGEGVDHDFLPDQVVTDGDLIQGDGWTLEVIHTPGHLGNHIALGWNDVCFTGDHVMGWASSLVSPPEGDLTDFMTSCNRLRGRDWSVFHAGHGAPVSDPMERLDWLITHRLSREAAIIDALDGGPATARALAEQIYLETPAALMGAAERNVLAHLVDLTGRTLVKPHGPLSAKSTFQRV, encoded by the coding sequence ATGACGCAGCCGCCCGATGACTTTAACCCGGTTCCCGGTCTGCCTGAAACCTTGGCCCCCGGTTTGCGCCGCGTGCTGGCCCCCAACCCATCCCCAATGACCTATCGAGGCACCAACAGTTATCTGCTGGGCACCCGACAGTTGGCCGTCATTGATCCGGGTCCCGACAGTGACCCACATCTACAGGCGCTGCTGGCCGCAGTGGAACCCGGACAGAGCATTTCCCATATCGTGGTCACCCATTCCCATCTGGACCATTCCCCCCTGGCGCGCAGATTGTCTCAGGCCACGGGCGCGCCCATCCTGGCTTTTGGTGATGCCCAGGCCGGGCGCAGCGTGGTGATGCAAAAGCTCGCGGCCTCTGGCCTTGTGGCTGGCGGAGAAGGTGTGGACCACGACTTTTTACCCGATCAGGTTGTCACAGATGGCGATCTGATCCAGGGCGATGGTTGGACCCTGGAGGTGATCCATACGCCTGGTCATTTGGGCAATCACATCGCATTGGGTTGGAATGACGTCTGTTTTACCGGCGATCACGTGATGGGTTGGGCCAGCTCGCTTGTCTCGCCCCCCGAAGGCGATTTGACCGATTTCATGACCTCATGCAATCGCCTGCGTGGCCGAGACTGGTCGGTCTTTCATGCCGGGCACGGTGCCCCAGTCAGCGACCCGATGGAACGGTTGGACTGGTTGATCACACATCGCCTGTCTCGCGAAGCGGCCATCATCGATGCCCTTGACGGCGGTCCAGCCACAGCCCGTGCCCTGGCCGAGCAGATATACCTGGAAACCCCCGCTGCCCTGATGGGTGCCGCCGAACGCAATGTGCTCGCGCATTTGGTCGATCTGACGGGTCGAACCCTTGTTAAACCTCATGGTCCACTGTCTGCCAAATCAACATTTCAAAGGGTTTAA
- a CDS encoding two-component sensor histidine kinase — MFFHWLKQYMPRSLYGRAALIMVLPIVVLQLVVSVVFLQRHLEDVTVQMTRTMVREVRLVAQQADPSQTSQQMVARAQPILDVLNMGLRDVEPDEAPFTDDIGLIDYSGHVVADTLYQVFPETLAVQFADNRVVRLVFQSQIGPMAITFDRRRVTAAAPHQLIVTMLFFGMLMTVIAFLYMRNQLRPIKRLAEAAQAFGRGRVEPYWPTGATEVRIAGSAFLDMRARIERQIEQRTMMLSGVSHDLRTPLTRLRLGLAMIDEEDAEPLLQDVDDMQRLLDAFLDFSRGAGQGTPETIAPDVFLRRAVEDAKREGKLVELGECQGTGDIKLHPTAMRRAVDNLIGNAVRYGNRAKVSYVLSDKSLRIRVEDDGPGIPADLRGDAIKPFTRLDPARNQNQGSGVGLGLAIVADIARAHGGTLRLGESRELGGLQADIVIAR, encoded by the coding sequence ATGTTTTTCCATTGGCTCAAACAATATATGCCGCGCAGCCTGTATGGGCGGGCCGCATTGATCATGGTGTTGCCGATTGTGGTTTTGCAATTGGTTGTTTCAGTTGTGTTTTTGCAAAGGCACCTGGAGGACGTGACCGTCCAGATGACCCGCACGATGGTCCGCGAGGTGCGGCTTGTCGCGCAGCAGGCGGATCCGTCGCAGACGTCGCAGCAAATGGTGGCCCGGGCACAGCCCATTCTGGATGTGTTGAATATGGGGTTGCGCGATGTCGAGCCGGACGAAGCCCCGTTCACAGACGACATCGGTTTGATTGATTATTCCGGGCACGTGGTTGCCGACACACTCTATCAGGTGTTTCCAGAAACGCTCGCGGTTCAGTTTGCGGACAACAGGGTGGTGCGGCTGGTGTTTCAGTCACAGATCGGGCCAATGGCCATAACGTTTGACCGGCGCCGGGTGACGGCGGCGGCACCGCATCAGTTGATCGTGACCATGTTGTTCTTTGGCATGTTGATGACGGTGATCGCCTTTTTGTACATGCGCAATCAGCTGCGCCCGATCAAACGTCTGGCCGAAGCGGCGCAAGCCTTTGGTCGGGGCCGTGTCGAGCCGTATTGGCCAACTGGTGCGACCGAAGTCCGGATCGCCGGCAGCGCGTTCCTGGACATGCGGGCCCGAATTGAACGTCAGATCGAACAACGCACCATGATGCTGTCAGGGGTCAGCCATGATCTGCGCACCCCCTTGACCCGGTTGCGGTTGGGATTGGCCATGATTGACGAAGAAGATGCCGAGCCGCTGTTGCAGGATGTGGATGACATGCAGCGTCTGCTGGATGCATTTTTGGATTTCTCACGTGGGGCAGGTCAGGGCACACCCGAAACGATTGCCCCGGACGTGTTTCTGCGTCGCGCGGTCGAGGATGCCAAACGGGAAGGCAAGCTGGTCGAACTGGGAGAGTGCCAAGGAACAGGCGACATCAAACTGCACCCGACGGCCATGCGCAGGGCGGTTGATAACCTGATCGGCAATGCGGTGCGTTATGGAAACCGTGCAAAGGTGTCTTATGTCCTGTCGGACAAATCCCTGCGGATCCGGGTCGAGGATGACGGACCTGGGATCCCGGCCGATCTGCGGGGCGATGCGATCAAACCCTTTACCCGGCTGGATCCAGCGCGCAATCAGAACCAGGGCAGCGGCGTTGGTCTGGGGCTTGCCATCGTGGCCGATATCGCCCGGGCCCACGGCGGCACTCTCAGATTGGGAGAAAGCCGCGAGCTGGGCGGATTGCAGGCAGACATCGTGATTGCCCGGTAA
- a CDS encoding DUF2235 domain-containing protein gives MAPRKIIICFDGTGNEIGATDSNVLKLYTGVRDDSTQLKHYVPGVGTLEGPRLIDSALVRNLKALAGQAFGRGLENDVLEAYSFLARHYRDGTQTGFPEADQIYVFGFSRGAYASRVLLGFLHNFGLLAPERLHLVTEAFRAYRAVTESKRDADDAVTFARLRAYVRVLRPRPNVPIRAIGLFDTVASMIRFPNPIKTLADIGSVFELATHANVVHNPSVRIVLHALAVDEKRSMFRPLPWKPTDYYPNRFRHAAHKRKQYVEQRWFPGYHSDIGGSTGQNAEIGKLTLSWMLDALKQAEIQADHEDAVCDDVAAPEPSRHLRLNRKFREDHLVHALPKADTDANAPWHNPYALAPIHNSMAAGWLPLEYLILKTRERRHWPRRKCGPLWYLPMQEPRAIPADHTIDDSVYARQRGHPGYRPVNINPPSRGLTT, from the coding sequence ATGGCACCGCGCAAAATTATTATTTGTTTTGATGGCACTGGTAACGAAATCGGGGCGACGGACAGCAATGTCCTCAAACTGTACACCGGTGTGCGGGATGACAGCACCCAACTGAAACACTATGTCCCTGGCGTTGGCACTCTCGAAGGTCCGCGGTTGATTGATTCCGCGCTGGTCCGCAACCTCAAGGCGCTGGCTGGACAGGCGTTTGGCCGAGGGTTGGAAAACGATGTGCTCGAGGCTTATTCCTTTCTCGCCCGTCATTATCGGGACGGCACCCAAACGGGCTTTCCCGAGGCGGACCAGATCTATGTGTTCGGATTTTCGCGCGGCGCTTATGCGTCGCGGGTTCTTTTGGGATTTCTGCACAATTTTGGCCTGTTGGCCCCGGAACGCCTGCATCTGGTAACCGAAGCCTTTCGGGCCTATCGCGCGGTAACAGAATCCAAACGCGATGCGGACGACGCTGTGACATTTGCCCGTTTGCGGGCCTATGTCCGGGTCTTGCGTCCACGGCCCAATGTCCCGATTCGGGCGATAGGGTTGTTCGATACAGTTGCGTCGATGATCCGATTTCCAAACCCGATCAAGACCTTGGCCGACATTGGTTCGGTATTTGAACTGGCGACCCACGCCAATGTCGTGCACAACCCGTCGGTGCGCATCGTGCTGCATGCGTTGGCGGTGGATGAAAAAAGGTCGATGTTTCGCCCCCTGCCGTGGAAACCCACCGACTATTACCCGAACCGGTTTCGCCATGCGGCGCACAAGCGCAAACAATATGTCGAACAACGCTGGTTCCCAGGATATCACAGCGACATTGGCGGCAGCACGGGTCAAAACGCCGAAATCGGCAAGCTGACGCTCAGCTGGATGTTGGACGCTCTCAAACAGGCCGAAATTCAGGCCGATCACGAAGACGCCGTATGCGATGACGTTGCCGCGCCAGAGCCCAGTCGGCACCTTCGCCTGAACCGCAAATTCCGCGAAGATCATCTGGTCCACGCCCTGCCAAAAGCGGACACCGATGCCAACGCCCCCTGGCATAACCCCTATGCGCTGGCCCCGATCCACAATTCGATGGCCGCCGGCTGGTTGCCTTTGGAATACCTGATCCTCAAGACCCGCGAACGGCGTCATTGGCCACGCCGAAAATGTGGCCCGCTCTGGTATTTGCCGATGCAGGAGCCCCGAGCCATCCCCGCCGATCACACGATTGATGACAGCGTTTATGCCCGCCAGCGCGGCCACCCCGGATATCGGCCCGTCAATATCAACCCGCCATCTCGGGGGCTGACGACCTGA
- a CDS encoding ASKHA domain-containing protein — protein MTTDPLVVFTPSGKRGHFPVGTPVLTAARQLGVDLDSVCGGRGICSKCQITPSYGEFSKHGVTVQDDALSEWNKVEQRYKDKRGLIDGRRLGCQAKVEGDVVIDVPPESQVHRQVVRKRAEARDIIMNPSTRLFYVEVEEPDMHKPSGDMERLIEALDVQWELKNVQTDLHILQCMQPILRKGGWKVTVAVHLGDDNHPPKIMHIWPGYYEGSIYGLAVDLGSTTIAAHLCDLQTGEVVASSGIMNPQIRFGEDLMSRVSYSMMNKGGDQEMTNAVREGMNALFVQIASEAEIDKALIVDAVFVCNPVMHHLFLGIDPFELGQAPFALATSNALSLRAVELDLNIHPAARVYLLPCIAGHVGADAAAVALSEAPDKSEDLVLVVDVGTNAEILLGNKNKVLACSSPTGPAFEGAQISSGQRAAPGAIERVEINPETKEPRFRVIGSDIWSDEDGFDQAIATTGISGICGSGIIEVIAEMRMAGIVDASGLIGSAEQVGTPRCVQDGRTNAYLLWDGSAEGGPTITVTNPDIRAIQMAKAALYSGARLLMDKFDVQNVDRVVLAGAFGAHISAKHAMVLGMIPDCELDKVTSAGNAAGTGARIALLNTKARGEIEETVRQIEKIETAVEPRFQEHFVNASALPNSAEPFPILAEVVTLPQVNFNTGGGDGEAGGGRRRRRRG, from the coding sequence ATGACCACCGATCCCCTCGTCGTATTCACCCCGTCCGGCAAGCGCGGGCATTTTCCTGTCGGCACCCCGGTCCTGACAGCAGCCCGCCAATTGGGAGTCGATCTCGATTCCGTTTGCGGCGGCCGCGGCATCTGCTCGAAATGTCAGATCACCCCGTCCTATGGCGAATTTTCCAAACACGGCGTCACCGTACAGGACGACGCGCTGAGCGAATGGAACAAGGTTGAACAGCGTTACAAGGACAAGCGTGGGCTGATTGATGGCCGCCGTCTGGGCTGTCAGGCCAAAGTCGAAGGCGATGTGGTCATCGACGTCCCTCCAGAAAGCCAGGTTCACCGTCAGGTGGTGCGCAAACGCGCTGAGGCGCGCGACATCATCATGAACCCGTCCACCCGTCTGTTCTATGTCGAGGTCGAAGAACCCGACATGCACAAACCGTCGGGCGATATGGAACGTCTGATCGAAGCGCTGGACGTTCAGTGGGAACTGAAAAACGTGCAGACCGATCTGCACATCCTGCAATGTATGCAGCCGATCCTGCGCAAGGGCGGCTGGAAGGTCACCGTGGCCGTGCATCTGGGTGATGACAATCACCCGCCCAAGATCATGCACATCTGGCCCGGCTATTACGAAGGTTCGATCTACGGGTTGGCGGTTGACCTGGGGTCGACAACCATCGCGGCGCATCTGTGCGATCTGCAAACCGGCGAGGTCGTGGCCTCCAGCGGTATCATGAACCCACAGATCCGCTTTGGCGAAGATCTCATGAGCCGGGTCAGTTATTCGATGATGAACAAGGGCGGTGATCAGGAGATGACCAACGCCGTGCGCGAAGGCATGAATGCGCTGTTTGTTCAAATCGCTTCTGAGGCCGAGATTGACAAGGCGCTGATCGTGGATGCGGTGTTTGTGTGCAACCCGGTCATGCATCATCTGTTCCTTGGGATTGATCCGTTCGAATTGGGTCAGGCACCGTTTGCATTGGCCACGTCGAATGCGCTGTCGCTGCGCGCGGTGGAGCTGGACCTGAACATCCACCCGGCCGCCCGCGTCTATTTGCTGCCTTGCATCGCAGGACACGTGGGGGCGGATGCCGCTGCGGTGGCGTTGTCCGAGGCACCGGATAAATCCGAAGACTTGGTTTTGGTCGTCGACGTGGGCACCAATGCCGAAATCCTGCTGGGCAACAAGAACAAGGTGCTGGCCTGTTCATCGCCCACTGGCCCGGCTTTTGAGGGCGCACAGATCTCCAGCGGCCAGCGTGCGGCACCGGGTGCCATCGAACGGGTCGAAATCAACCCCGAAACCAAGGAGCCGCGGTTCCGGGTCATCGGTTCGGACATCTGGTCGGACGAAGACGGATTTGATCAGGCCATTGCCACCACCGGCATCAGCGGTATCTGTGGCTCGGGCATTATCGAGGTTATCGCCGAAATGCGCATGGCCGGGATCGTCGATGCCAGCGGTCTGATCGGATCAGCCGAACAGGTCGGGACGCCGCGCTGTGTTCAGGACGGGCGCACCAATGCCTATCTGCTGTGGGATGGATCTGCCGAAGGTGGTCCAACCATCACCGTGACCAACCCCGACATCCGCGCCATTCAAATGGCCAAGGCGGCGTTGTATTCCGGTGCACGTCTGTTGATGGATAAATTCGATGTTCAGAATGTGGACCGGGTGGTGCTGGCCGGGGCCTTTGGGGCCCATATCAGCGCCAAACATGCCATGGTTCTGGGCATGATCCCCGATTGTGAATTGGACAAGGTGACATCGGCAGGGAACGCCGCCGGAACGGGTGCACGGATTGCCCTGCTCAACACCAAGGCGCGCGGAGAGATCGAAGAGACCGTACGCCAGATCGAAAAAATCGAAACCGCGGTTGAGCCACGTTTTCAGGAACATTTCGTCAATGCTTCGGCGCTGCCGAATTCGGCAGAACCCTTTCCGATCCTCGCCGAGGTGGTGACGCTGCCTCAGGTGAACTTCAACACCGGCGGTGGGGATGGCGAGGCCGGTGGCGGACGTCGTCGCCGTCGCCGCGGCTGA
- the guaB gene encoding IMP dehydrogenase yields the protein MQIREAFTFDDVLLVPGASDVLPSTADTRTNVTQSISLNIPLLSSAMDTVTEARMAIAMAQAGGMGVIHKNLDADEQARQVRRVKRFESGIVYNPITLTADQTLADAKALQERYRVTGFPVVDSAGRVVGIVTNRDMRFASDDNTPVSVMMTSDNLAMLQEPAELEEAKSMMRARRIEKLLVVDGQGKLTGLLTLKDTEQAVLNPTACKDDLGRLRVAAASSVGDSGFARSEALIDAGVDIVVVDTAHGHSAGVIEAVKRIKSQSNAVQVIAGNVATGEATRALIDAGADAIKVGIGPGSICTTRMVAGVGVPQLTAIMDCAAAAGNVPVIADGGIKFSGDFAKAIAAGASCAMVGSMIAGTDESPGEVILYQGRSFKSYRGMGSLGAMARGSADRYFQKDAASDKLVPEGIEGQVPYKGAASAVIHQLVGGLRAAMGYTGCATVAEMRSNCQFVKITGAGLTESHVHDVQITRESPNYRIG from the coding sequence ATGCAGATTCGTGAGGCGTTTACCTTTGATGATGTTTTGCTGGTGCCAGGGGCATCTGACGTGCTGCCAAGCACGGCGGATACGCGCACCAATGTGACGCAGTCGATTTCGTTGAACATCCCGCTGCTCAGCTCGGCGATGGACACCGTAACCGAAGCGCGCATGGCCATCGCAATGGCCCAGGCAGGCGGTATGGGCGTGATTCACAAGAACCTGGATGCCGACGAGCAGGCACGCCAGGTGCGCCGGGTCAAACGGTTTGAATCGGGGATTGTTTACAACCCGATCACCCTGACTGCGGATCAGACCCTGGCCGATGCCAAGGCGCTGCAGGAACGCTACCGCGTCACCGGCTTCCCGGTGGTGGACAGCGCAGGCCGGGTCGTCGGCATCGTGACCAACCGCGACATGCGTTTTGCCAGCGATGACAATACCCCGGTCAGTGTGATGATGACATCGGACAATCTGGCGATGTTGCAGGAACCGGCCGAGCTCGAAGAAGCCAAGTCGATGATGCGGGCACGCCGGATCGAAAAGCTGCTGGTGGTTGATGGTCAGGGCAAGCTGACCGGCCTGTTGACGCTGAAAGATACCGAACAGGCCGTGCTGAACCCCACCGCCTGCAAGGATGATCTGGGTCGGTTGCGGGTCGCGGCGGCTTCCTCTGTCGGTGACAGCGGATTTGCCCGGTCCGAGGCGCTGATTGATGCGGGTGTGGATATCGTGGTGGTCGACACTGCGCACGGCCATTCCGCAGGCGTGATCGAAGCAGTGAAACGGATCAAATCCCAATCCAATGCGGTCCAGGTGATTGCGGGTAACGTCGCCACAGGCGAAGCCACCCGTGCGCTGATCGATGCGGGCGCGGACGCGATCAAGGTTGGTATTGGACCTGGATCCATCTGTACCACCCGTATGGTGGCGGGTGTGGGCGTGCCCCAGCTGACTGCGATCATGGATTGCGCGGCTGCGGCCGGAAATGTCCCTGTGATCGCTGACGGGGGCATCAAATTCTCGGGCGACTTTGCCAAGGCCATCGCCGCTGGTGCATCCTGTGCCATGGTCGGGTCGATGATCGCCGGGACTGATGAATCCCCGGGTGAAGTCATCCTGTATCAGGGCCGGTCTTTCAAATCCTATCGTGGCATGGGCAGCTTGGGGGCCATGGCGCGGGGGTCGGCGGATCGCTACTTCCAAAAGGACGCGGCCAGCGACAAGCTGGTGCCCGAAGGGATCGAAGGGCAGGTGCCTTACAAAGGTGCGGCCAGCGCCGTGATTCACCAATTGGTAGGCGGCCTGCGTGCGGCGATGGGCTATACCGGCTGTGCCACTGTTGCCGAAATGCGCTCGAACTGTCAGTTCGTGAAAATCACCGGTGCTGGTCTGACCGAAAGCCATGTGCATGACGTCCAGATCACCCGCGAAAGCCCGAACTACCGGATCGGATAA
- a CDS encoding DNA cytosine methyltransferase, with product MGSFYEFFAGGGMARAGLGAGWDCLLANDFDRKKGATYAKNWGDDHLVVDDIRNIAPDDMRGTPDLVWGSFPCQDLSLAGGGAGLRGDRSGTFWPFIHHIQVLKDEGREPSIIALENVLGTLTSHKGKDFNTICEALSNLGYKFGAIVADAAHFIPQSRPRLFIVAVRDGLGVPGLVASEGPMAPWHTRGLRNAFERLSDELKANWLWWRMPTPPKRNAKFADLVEDNPTSVKWHTSSETTALLSMMSEVNLAKVETAKAAGVKMVGTIYKRTRHEHGIKVQRAEIRFDEIAGCLRTPAGGSSRQLIMVVDGDKIRSRLISTRETARLMGLDDSYALPDRYNEAYHLTGDGVAVPVVRYIAQHLFEKILMEKEATKRRAKA from the coding sequence TTGGGCAGTTTCTATGAATTCTTTGCAGGCGGCGGGATGGCGCGTGCAGGATTGGGGGCTGGCTGGGATTGTCTGCTTGCCAATGACTTTGATCGAAAAAAAGGGGCCACCTACGCCAAGAACTGGGGCGACGATCATCTGGTCGTCGATGACATCCGCAATATTGCGCCCGATGACATGCGGGGGACCCCGGATCTGGTTTGGGGGTCGTTTCCCTGTCAGGATTTGTCTTTGGCCGGGGGCGGCGCAGGTTTGCGAGGTGACAGGTCAGGTACCTTCTGGCCGTTCATTCATCACATCCAAGTTCTAAAGGACGAAGGGCGGGAGCCCTCGATCATTGCCCTGGAAAATGTTCTTGGGACGTTGACGTCTCATAAGGGCAAGGATTTCAACACCATCTGCGAGGCTCTTTCAAACCTAGGGTACAAATTCGGGGCAATCGTTGCGGATGCGGCGCATTTCATTCCCCAGTCCCGGCCCAGATTGTTTATCGTTGCAGTTCGGGACGGGCTTGGGGTGCCGGGTCTTGTTGCGTCCGAGGGGCCGATGGCACCTTGGCACACAAGGGGGCTGAGGAATGCGTTCGAACGTCTTTCAGACGAGCTGAAAGCAAATTGGTTGTGGTGGAGAATGCCTACACCACCGAAACGCAACGCAAAGTTCGCGGATCTTGTCGAAGACAATCCGACGTCTGTCAAATGGCACACCTCTTCTGAAACCACCGCCCTGCTGTCGATGATGTCAGAAGTGAACCTGGCCAAGGTCGAAACCGCAAAGGCGGCGGGCGTGAAAATGGTTGGAACAATCTACAAGAGAACCAGGCACGAACATGGGATCAAAGTCCAACGGGCCGAAATCCGATTTGACGAGATTGCAGGGTGTTTGAGAACGCCAGCAGGCGGATCTTCGCGACAATTGATCATGGTGGTCGATGGCGACAAAATCCGATCCCGGCTCATCTCTACACGAGAAACTGCACGCTTGATGGGGCTTGATGACAGCTATGCGCTCCCCGATCGCTATAACGAGGCATATCACCTGACCGGTGATGGCGTGGCTGTTCCAGTCGTGCGATACATTGCTCAACATCTGTTCGAAAAGATACTCATGGAAAAAGAAGCGACCAAGAGGCGAGCAAAAGCGTGA